From Erinaceus europaeus chromosome 9, mEriEur2.1, whole genome shotgun sequence, one genomic window encodes:
- the LOC103122993 gene encoding keratin-associated protein 19-5-like codes for MSYYGNYYGGLGYGYGGFGYDGFGGLGCGYGCGWGNCGTLGSGSGYGGFGYRSGYGNYGYGYSRPSCYGGWGFSGFY; via the coding sequence ATGAGCTACTACGGCAACTACTACGGAGGCCTGGGCTACGGCTATGGTGGCTTCGGCTATGATGGCTTTGGCGGCCTGGGCTGTGGCTATGGCTGCGGATGGGGTAACTGTGGCACTCTGGGCTCTGGCTCAGGTTATGGAGGCTTTGGATATCGCTCAGGCTACGGAAACTATGGCTATGGCTACAGTCGTCCCTCTTGCTATGGAGGATGGGGATTCTCTGGTTTCTACTGA